The following coding sequences lie in one Rutidosis leptorrhynchoides isolate AG116_Rl617_1_P2 chromosome 4, CSIRO_AGI_Rlap_v1, whole genome shotgun sequence genomic window:
- the LOC139844490 gene encoding dihydrolipoyl dehydrogenase, mitochondrial-like has translation MAMMNMVRRKSSNNMLRYLLSASAADTTTTTSLSSFTRRFKNYYSTETESNDVVVIGGGPGGYVAAIKAAQLGLKTTCIEKRGSLGGTCLNVGCIPSKALLHSSHMYHEAKTKFANHGVKCDNVEVDLSAMMAQKDKAVFNLTKGVETLFKKNKVTYVKGAAKFLSPSELSVDIIDGDNTIIKGKHIIIATGSDVKGLPGITIDEQRIVSSTGALALTQIPKKLIVIGAGYIGLEMGSVWARLGSEVTVVEFAPDIVPSMDGEIRRQFQRSLEKQKMKFMLKTKVVSVDTSSTDVIKLTLEPSAGGDQYVVEADVVLVSAGRTPYTSGLDLSKIGVETDKIGRIPVDRRFSTNVKGVYAIGDVIPGPMLAHRAEDDGIAVAEFISGKEGHVDYDKVPGVVYTHPEVASVGKTEEQVKESGVAYRVGKFPMIGNSRAKSIDDAEGLVKVIAEKETDKILGVHIMSSNAGELIHEAALAISYDASSEDIARTCHAHPTLSEALKEAAMATYDKPINI, from the exons ATGGCGATGATGAATATGGTGAGAAGAAAGTCAAGTAATAACATGTTACGCTACTTGCTATCTGCTTCTGCTGcagatactactactactactagtcTTTCATCCTTTACAAGAAGATTCAAAAATTATTATTCAACTGAAACTGAAAGTAATGATGTTGTTGTGATCGGAGGTGGTCCAGGTGGATACGTTGCCGCCATTAAAGCAGCTCAGTTAGGGCTTAAAACTACTTGTATTGAGAAACGTGGTTCTCTTGGTGGTACCTGCCTTAACGTTGGATGTATTCCTTCAAAG GCACTTCTTCATTCTTCTCACATGTATCATGAAGCCAAAACTAAGTTTGCAAATCATGGTGTAAAATGTGATAATGTGGAGGTTGATCTTTCTGCCATGATGGCCCAAAAGGATAAAGCCGTCTTTAATCTCACCAAAGGTGTCGAAACCCTTTTCAAGAAGAATAAAGTCACCTACGTTAAAGGCGCCGCCAAGTTCCTGTCTCCTTCTGAACTCTCCGTTGACATCATCGATGGCGACAATACAATAATCAAAGGCAAACACATCATAATCGCCACGGGGTCTGATGTCAAAGGTCTACCTGGAATCACCATTGACGAGCAAAGGATTGTATCGTCAACCGGAGCTTTAGCATTAACACAAATCCCAAAAAAGCTGATTGTAATCGGAGCAGGTTACATTGGGTTGGAGATGGGTTCTGTATGGGCTAGACTTGGATCCGAGGTCACCGTTGTTGAATTTGCTCCAGATATCGTCCCTTCAATGGACGGTGAGATCCGCAGGCAGTTTCAACGTTCTCTTGAGAAGCAAAAGATGAAATTCATGCTCAAAACTAAAGTGGTATCGGTTGACACCAGCAGTACTGACGTAATCAAGTTAACCCTTGAACCATCAGCCGGTGGTGATCAATATGTTGTTGAAGCTGATGTGGTTCTTGTTTCTGCTGGTAGAACTCCTTACACTAGTGGACTGGACTTGTCGAAAATTGGAGTGGAAACTGACAAAATCGGTCGAATCCCTGTAGACAGAAGGTTCTCCACAAATGTGAAAGGTGTGTACGCCATTGGTGATGTCATTCCTGGACCGATGTTGGCGCACAGGGCAGAAGACGATGGGATTGCGGTTGCAGAATTCATATCTGGAAAAGAAGGGCACGTGGACTATGACAAGGTGCCAGGTGTCGTGTACACGCATCCTGAGGTGGCGTCGGTGGGAAAAACGGAAGAGCAGGTGAAGGAATCGGGGGTGGCGTACAGAGTTGGAAAATTTCCAATGATCGGGAACAGCAGAGCGAAGTCGATTGATGATGCAGAAGGACTGGTGAAGGTGATAGCTGAGAAGGAAACGGATAAGATATTGGGCGTTCATATAATGTCGTCGAACGCGGGGGAACTTATTCATGAAGCAGCGTTAGCGATATCGTATGATGCGTCGAGTGAAGATATAGCAAGAACATGTCATGCTCATCCTACTTTGAGTGAGGCTTTGAAGGAGGCTGCCATGGCTACTTATGATAAACCCATTAATATCTAA